GCGGCCTTGTCGTACGCGGCGCGAGCCTGAGCCCACACGTCGACCGCAGCAGACATCGCCGCAGTCGTGATCTGGCTCTGGCCGCTCGTCGGCGTCGAGAGCTGCTGGGCCCAGTCGAAGTAGGCGTTGGCGACCTTGACCTGCGCCGTGTAGCTCGTCGGCTGGCTTGCCGCTAGCGACTTGAGGGCATCCACAGTAGCCTGACCCTGCTGGTTGATTGTCGCGACCGGATCGACCGTCGAGGTGGCGGTCGTCGACGTGTTCGAGCTCTGGAACAGCTCGAAGATACCGGCGATGCCGCCAGCCATGAACACGCTGATGAAAGCGACGATCAAGACGATGATGAAGGTCTTCATCCAGACCGAAGTACGCGCTTTGTTGAGCGCCACGTCGGAGCTCCCTCCCTGCCGAGCAGTGCGAAGACACGGGCCCCGCGCCAGACGCTAGATGCGACCGGCAACCGAACCCACGGATTCGAAGCTGACTACTTGGTTGCGGTTGCGGTGGTGCTGGAACCTGAGCCCGTGATG
The DNA window shown above is from Coriobacteriia bacterium and carries:
- a CDS encoding tetratricopeptide repeat protein, giving the protein MALNKARTSVWMKTFIIVLIVAFISVFMAGGIAGIFELFQSSNTSTTATSTVDPVATINQQGQATVDALKSLAASQPTSYTAQVKVANAYFDWAQQLSTPTSGQSQITTAAMSAAVDVWAQARAAYDKAATLNKAFDPSVQTDRSVATFYSNDATAAIKLVRAVTVKQPDFPPAWLNLGLFYDSTGNSEQAVFAYQKYLVLDPKGKPVAYVTSRLKALGASAPATKTP